From the Malassezia vespertilionis chromosome 5, complete sequence genome, the window GTACGCTTCGTGGTGCCAGTCGCGCGGGGGATTAAGCTGCACGGTGCGGAGCGCTTCCTCGAAAGGGAGCGCAAGTCCCGCAGGAAGCTTGGCCAGCTGTGCATGGCCCCAATgcacgtcgagcagcgtttgcacgacgcgccgcgcagagtcagcgccaagcgcagcgttgcCGAGCGTACTGTagagctcgaggagctgtGCGCTCCACGTACACCACCGCGCAATACTGGTGGGCACGACGCCAGACTGCGAGGCACATTGCGCATAGACGGTATcgagcgatgcggcgcgtcctTCAAGACATGCGTGCACAATTTCATACACGTCGGGCGGCCGCACACGttcggcagcggcatgcgtcgctgcacgcacgtcgggaaagcgccgcgcccagaAATCAGCCCAGGTGCCCCATCCAAGCGCGGTCAAAAGACTTTGAAGAATGGGCAAGAGATGggcgaggtgcgcgcgccgctccagATCTACCATCGCGTCCATCGCGAGAAAGTGCaagacaagcgcaagaggcgcaggcgcaacGAGCGGCGTGCACGGCTCGTACGCAATTTCGCATGGCTCGTTCAGCACGTCGGCAAGAAACGGATCGAGCGGGGGTGCGTGGACCGAGACGCCCAaaaggcgctgcacgaaCGGCCAAGTGAGCAGTCGCGCTGCATACCCATTCTCCAGACCTGTTTCTAtagcgcacgcgcgcaagagcgcgctgctgtcaTCCGCAGGGAGCGTCGCGAGAAGCGTGTGCACCAGGTGCCTCGCAAGCGGCTCTTGCGGCTCGATATCGAGTTTGTCCCATTGCACGTCGTCAAATGCACACAGCAAaggaatgcgcgcgacgcgtttTGTCGGCGGCCCCAGGAcaaggcacggcgcggGCGTCGCAAGCACCATGGCAGCCTGCCCCagcacatgcacggcacgcGCCTTGTTTGCGCTCACGACCGCATCCACCtcgtgcggcacagcagcaATCCACTCCATGGCATCGCCCCTCCGATGCGCGTCCAAACGGCGGCAATAGAGGCTCGTGGCAGGGAGGCCAATGTACAAATACGTCGTgccgcgtgctgcgcataAGAAGCAGTGCacctgcgctgcatcgatcCCGGACGCGAGTGCAGGCGCGTGAATCTCGTCAAGGAGTGCCacggcggcgtgtgcgtgGACAAAATCGTCAAACGGGGCGATCTCCTcctcgggcggcggcgtgtgtGCGGGCAGCGACGACCTGCGCTGCCGCGTGTTGCGGGGAAATGCtgcagatgcgcggcgctcccCGAGTTCCGCGTCCAAGCCTacaagcgcatcggcgcgggGATACGGAGCCAGTTCGCTGATGACGTGTAAATCGCTGCGTGGCTCGGCTcggccgctgctgcggcgcgaacggcggtgcgcgagcggcgcgctcgagcggcgcgctttgcgttGCTCCCAGAACGGCTCGTCAGCGGTGCGTGGAAATGGCTCCGAGGCACATACGTAGGCATATACACgaaggcgcgcggtgctAATGTTGGCCGTCACAAGGATGGGAAAGGCGCATTCGGAGCCGCAGGCGTACACGACGCGCTCATCGGGATGCGGAAACGGTGTGTGCACGCCGTGCAATGTAGATATACTCTCCGATGTAGTGATCCGACGCGCCTCGACCCACCCCGTGAGGTCGTCGAATACGTTGCGCAAGTAAAACGCCGaaggcagcggcgccgcctcgtgcgcagcgtcgagctgcCCATTCGAGTCTTCCGGCTCGCGCTCACGCAAAAGCATGAGCCCTACGCTGAGTGGAAAGACGCTTGCAAGACGGAAATACAATGGCTGCACGTACTCTTCGCCCAGCCGCGGAAAATAAAacagcgccgagcgctCCAGAAAAATACACAGTGCGCTTTCTATCTTGCTCCCATTGTGTTCCATCCACGCCgtacatgcagcgcaaatgGGCTCTGTAAATGTGTACGTCTGCACGATGGTAGCGCCGCGTTTCCACGTCAAGGTGCGCCCTTCCCagtccagcgccgctcgatCGAGGCACGAGtcctgcggcggcgcgtcccAGTGgcctttgctgcgcagcatgaCCAGTCCATCATTCACCATCGTGCGCAGGCGCACCAGCTGCGGCGTCTCTTGCGGcaagagcgcatcgagcgccgcttcctgCATGGTGGCGTAACGCGTCGTGTTGGATTCCACGTGACGCGTTTCTCCACGCTGCTTCTCCCCTTGTTTCATGGCGCGgaaagaagcggcgcagcgcagtcggcggcgcgggcgggctcaggtgcgtgtgcacCACACTTACCGTAGCCGATCGTGGACCCAGAACAGACGGAGCAGGATCTCTCTGTTCAGCTCAAGGCGATGGGGCTGTATGCCGCGGACACTACCGGCGACGGCAATTGTTTGTTTCGTGCGCTCAGCGACCAGCTGTACGGCACGCCGTCGCACCATGCTCAGCTGCGTGAGGAGGTATGTGTCGCAAAAAAGCTCACAAAGACATGTACGCAGCTCGAAAGGTACCCCGATAAGTATGCAGGCTTTGTCGAGACAGGGCCGTTTGACGCGTATGTCGCGACCAtgcgcgagctcggcaCCTATGGTGGCCATCTCGAGCTTTCTGCATTCGCGCATTTAAAAGAGAAAAATATACGGATCGTGCAGCCCGGCCTCGTGTATGTCGTCGCGTGTGGCGACGAAACCGCCGCGGcccaacgcgcgcgcaggaaGCGTGAATGGGCGAGAAAGGTTGCGCTTGAAGAGCACGCAGAAGAGCATTCCGCGGCACACGCCCAAGTCGGaccgcgcacgcgccggcgcaagcgtctGGCTCTGTCCAACGGCTCGTATGTGGAGCCGCTCGAAAGTGTAGGTCCGCTGCACATTGCGTACCATAATTGGGAACACTACAGCTCGCTACGGAGTATACATGGTCCCCATACGGGTCTCCCGTGCATCCCTGATCCAAGCACATCCGCGTTCGAAGTGAACAACAAGGACGAGCAGCTGGTCATGCTGAGCGCCCCGGGCCACCCACGCTCGACAGTGCGCCGGCTCCTGCAGGAGCTTGGCGACTGGGAGCTTGTGGTGGAAGAGCTTATCcagtgcgacgcgcgcgagcattCTGGCAGCACTTCGCCCGCACACAGCGCGTCGCCCGCCTCGAGCgacggcacaggcacacAACTCGCTCAcagcgcacagctgctggaACTGTGCCCGGAGTGCCCCCACCAAAAAAGGAACAAGACGGCTTTGCAGCCCGTCCGTGTGacgcgcgcccagcgccgcaaaaatGCACGCTCGCCCACCCCCGaaaaagcgccgccagTGCGCGAGTTGGCGATATAGCAATACCCCGTTACATACCCGATGTCCCGATATACATTCCCGATAGACGCGTCGCCGCGTCGCCAGCTCTTTtcgcgacgatgcgcattGCCGTGGGGCGCATCCAGCTGCACGCTGGgcgtgcggtgcagcaCCGCACATTTAAAAGTAGGCATAGTGTGCATGCAGTGCATCATGAGCGTGAGCCGGCGCTGAACAGGGCGTGGCAGCCGCCATCGCCGCCCATGCaaccgccgccgcgccaagggCCGACGTTGGCGTGGGATACGGACAAGCAAGTATATGCTGACGAGCACGCCGTAGAACCGCTGCCCGACGATGCATACTCAAATGGTTTTATTATGGATctggccgcgctcgcgaaCGAAGCGGAGTCGCCAGCgacaccgccgccgccagcgctgcaacTCTTTGCACCCCAACCTAGGCCGCAAATGCAAACTATGCCGCGGCCAAAGCGCGGTGTGCATGATGTATACGACTGGCGCTCCATTGCAGCATCGCAGCAAGGCATCGGGATGCATGGCCGGCCAGGCACCCACATTCTAGGGCAGCGTTGGGACCCTGCCGCGTGGgtcgcacgccgccgcgcgccttcgCTTTCGCTGCGACTGCGCGTAGCGcaccgtgcggcgcaagaagcgcttggagcgcgcaaGACACATTCTCCCGACGTTGCACTGAccatcgctgcgcggcgctacCAAAATGCGTGGCGCGAAATGCTCTCTTTGGAGCGCCAGCAGCAGGAACTCGAGCTtatcgagcagcgcgagcgaccGATGAGCGAGCTGTCTGCGCTTGGAATTGCGTTGGACGGGCTTTTGGGCTACTGGCAGACGGAGCGGTACTATGGATCCAAGGTCGCTGTGTTTAAATtgcccggcgcgcggcgtctcCCGCCGCTAAAGTTTCTGCCTGGCCATGTCGTGGACCTCATGCCGAGCAACGCGACTGGCGAGTGGTccaaagcgcagcaagaagAGCGGCACCTCTCactgcgcctgctcgaccgcgtcgagcCAGCATCCAAGTCGCAGCCGAAACGAGAAACGCCCCAGCGCGTGAGTGCAGAAGTAGTGGATACAAGCAGCACGCAGATTTGCGTGCGTGTGAGCGAGGCATTTGAGCACATTGACCCTGACAAAATCGACTCGTGGCGCCTGGACAAGGGCCAGAGCGATGTCGCATACGACCGCATggaagcagcgctcgatgcgctcgtgTACGACCCCGACGATATCGCCCGTGTGAGCacgccgatgcgcagctATTCGCTTGCCGGAACGCCATTGCGCGATATGCTGCTCCCTGTAGCCATGCAAGAATCCAGGCCTGGGCTGTTTGCCGACGATTGGCGCATTCGGTCGTGGTACGAGCGCTACGCAAAGCGCAACGCGATCAAGATTGATGGCGACCCCGATCTTGGTCTCAACGAAAGCCAAACAATGGCGGTGGCAAtgatgctgcgcgaacGCCTGAGCTTGGTCCAAGGTCCGCCTGGAACGGGCAAAACACGCACGCTCGTCAGCGCCGTCTCGCTGCTCAAGCAGCATTTTCAAGTCCCGCAGCCCATTttgcttgcggcgcacaccAATGTCGCCGTGGACAATTTGGCCGAGGGGTGCCTAAAAAAGGGGCTCATCCCCGTGCGAGTAGGCTCTActgcagcggtgcgcgaaACACTCCAGGAGCACACGCTGGAAGCACACCTTGCACGCCATCCAAAGCAAGCCGTGCTGAAAGAAACAGACGCACTGCTCAAgtccttgcgcgcaaagcgcgcagaGTTAGAGGACAGGCTgaaggcggcgctgcgcgaggacaGTGCAACGCATGTGTCTCCGCATGTAGCCGACATCCGCCAGCAGAGCCAACAtacgcggcgccgcattggCCGCTGTATCGCCAAGAACCACATGGTGCGCAGCCGTATGTATGCAGATATTCTGCACACCGCCGACGTGGTATGCTCTACCGCACTCAGCGCCAGttcgcgcaagctcgacaTGATTGACTTTCCCATTGTGTTTATTGACGAAGGCAGCATGGCAACTGAGCCCGTCGCGCTCATTCCCCTCATGAAGGGATGTGCCCAGCTGGGGCTCATTGGCGACCATCGACAGCTGCCGCCGGTCTTGCGGAGCACTGAAGCGCGCACAAAAGGCATGTCGACAAGTCTGTTCGAGCGTCTGATTTATCAGGGAACGCGCGAGGCCAGGCATCCGGACGCAGCAGAGCGCCCAGAGATTCCTTCCGTCATGCTGGAAGAACAATTCCGCATGCATCCAACCTTGTCGTGCTTCCCGAACGCGGCGTTCTACGCAAACGCACTGCGGAATGCGGCGACTACCTCGGCACTGACGCCGTATGAAAGTAtgtttgcggcgcgcggtgcagacGGCAAGAGTCTTCCTCTGACCTTTGTTGCACATGCGCCTGTCGAGCCGAGCACTGCGCCTGGGCTTGCTGGCATGCACGGCAGCGTTTCACCTTACAATGTTCCGCAAGCGGACATTGTTCTCGCCTTATCGTGCGATCTCTTATACCAAAATCCAggattgcgcggcgcacacatCGGCATTGTCACACCGTACGAGGCACAAGTCCGGCTCTTGCAGCACATGTTGGCGGCGGGTGCGTTGCCGAAAGAGTGTGCGGTGCCAAACCTAAGCGAACACGCGATGCAAACACTCGCACTGGCTGATCCCACGAGGGTTGCCGAGATGGCCGACATTGAAGTGCACACAGTCGATGGGTTCGAGGGGCGGGAAAAGCCGGTGATGCTCTTTTCCACCGTCAAAGCGGGCGGAGGCACATTCTGCGGCTCCGCTGCGCTACATTCCGCGCTGATGCACCCTGCAGAAGAAACCGCCAATACACTGGCTTCACTCACTGTGCAGCGAGGTGGATACGTGGGGTTCCTTGCGGATTCAAGACGAATGAATGTCGCActcacgcgcgcgcaacgccaGCTTTTTGTCGTGGGCAATTTGGACACGCTTCTCTCCGCACGGCTCGGCACCAaaggcgcagcgacggTGGAAAAAAGCGATGTGCAAATCATTCGACGGTACGCACGATGGCTACTTGCCAACGGGATGGTCGTGGACGTGAATACGGCATACGATCGCCTGCTCGATGAAGCGGCTGGCATCGTATAGAAAATGTACAGAGTAGCAATTTGAAAGTGCAGACTATCGCTGTATGTGATAGCAAGCGACATGCGCGCTAGCAACACCAAGTGAGAGGTTTTAACATGCATAGCATTGCAATAACCCATAGCTGGGTACCAAGCAGGCGGCAAGGTCGTTGCTTCTACAGAATTACTTGGAATCCTTCTTACTGAGCTGCACGTTAGTCATGTCGCGCACGTACGTCGTCAACAACTTTTTGCTGCTTCTCAGCAGTTTCGCGCACTGTCATTAGCTTGCAATACGCAACACGTACTCTTGCGGAGCTTCTCTTGCTCCTGGCGGAGAACGTACATGTTCTCTTCCGCCTGCTCACGGTTCTTCCAGGACTTGTCCTGAGCAACAGAGCCGGAACCACCACTAGGGCCGTCTGTGTACATACGGATAGCACCAATAGTACGGTTGGCAGTAGCACGCAGTGTGGGTGTGTTCAAGCGAAGAGCAAGCATGGGGGATGGGAAACCTTGCGGCGGGCCCCGCGTTGTGCGCGCGGGCCATGTCACGTGTGTCCGCGCCCGGCCGCGCCCGGCCGAACAGACCGCGCCGGACTGGCTGCTGTCTCCTGCAACGATCTTGATCATGCTTGCTGCCATTGCCCAACGCTCCATGCAGTCGGTACGTATACGTGAGATTCCGAAATCTAATAGGTAGGTGCGCGTGTCCagcatgcgcacgctgTCCACCTCTGCTGTCCGCAAGGGTGTGTATTTTCCTTGTAAAGCGACTAACAACAGACCTGATCAAGGACTTGTActtgcgcgagctcaaGTCGTACAAGCCGCCGACCAAGGTAGGTGATGCACTGCAGTAGACTTACAAGCAGGACCCAAACGCACACCAGGGAAACGTGCGCGAGTTCCCTTCGGCGCCTAATCCCGAAgcgccgtcggcgccgtctTCTGCCGAGCTCTCTTCGCAGCTCGAGGCCTACGTCAAGCAGCAGCCtgacgctgcacagccCACAGCCAATACAGGGGAGTCTACTTCCGAGAGTCAAGACATTAACGCCTACCTCGAAGAGCTCCAGGCCGACGTCAAGGTCGAGGCACACCACTAATTGCGTGGCGCGATAGAGCCGTGCGGTTAGGAAAGCAATACCAATCATTGCAAAAATGTGCTTCTATACATGCCTAGATGGGTAAAAGGCTACTACCTCTAGTAAAGAGTGTGCCTGCGTAACGCAGTGTCGTGACGCCTGCGTGTCAGAAATGTAGGCAGATACATACCACCAGGGAAGTACGCTGCAAGATAAAAGAGCAATGCCACGATCTGGATAATGGCAAAAAGGAACGTGACGAGGCGCCATTGCGGCCCAAGCGCGAAATACAGCGTGCCAATCATGGACGAGATATAGCTGCGGTCAGTGGCGGGAAAGCACGTACGCGATAGAGAACGGCAATCGTTCGGGGCTCGTCAAGTGACGAAAATGCGCCATAGGCCCAGAGAGTACAGCAAAGCTGCGGTGAGTAGCAAAAAGAGCACGTACCCGACCATGAACAATATACTGCCCAGTGTGAACGCCAAAGCAAACTTGTGCGGCTTCAGCGCCAGAATCGGCGGAGTAAGGAAGATGAACGAAAAAAGGAAGCATACACCACTACCTGCAATGCACATGAGGAATCCCAAAAAACGCTCCCAATGACTTAGGCTCAGGTACGCCTCCTCCTCGTTCGAGCGATCTGCGCTGCGGAGCGGTACGTAGCCGGATAGACCATTCGAAAAGTAGGTAAACAAACCCGTTTCCTCAGTTTCCTCAGCCGCTAATGTCGTGCCTTGGCCTGCACTGGTCCACGGCCAAGTGCTAGTCGCGCTGTCGCGACTTGTCGACTGCATCGCGGTCGGGCTCTGGGGCTTTTTTGGACGGTCCAcgtgcagcgagcgcgaaTGGCCCTATCCGGCCGAGTCGCGCTGGTGCATTCATTTGCAAGGAAAAAAGTACATTTCAGCGCTGCATACGAGTCTCTCACCCACCAAAAGGATTTTTTGCCGCCATGAAGGTATGTCGTGTCGATTGGGTCAAGCTAACTATGCAGCTTTTCACAGACAAAATTTGCGGCGATGAGATGGTTTCTGATGGCTACAAGATGTGCGTAATTATTTTTTCGCGACGATGGCTAACGCGTGTAGGAAAGAAATTGACGACGTTGTGTACGAGGTTGACGCCAAAGTTATTACTGTGCAGGACGGTGAGGTCGACATTGGTGGCAACCCCTCCGCTGAGGAGCAAGCTGAGGCTCTTGAAAACGGTGCTGAGCAGGCCATCGACCTTGTCCACACCTTCCGCCTGCAGCCCACGTCGTTCGACAAAAAGTCGTATCTCACGTACCTCAAGGTATGTTGTCGCGTCGAGTTCTGACATACAGGGCTACATGAAGACGATTAAGCAGGAGCTCCAGGAGAACAACCCCGACCGTGTGCCCATCTTCGAGAAGAAGGCCGCCGAGTTCGCCAAAAAAGTCGTCGCCAGCTTCAAGGACTGGGAGTTCTACACCGGTGAGTCGATGAACCCCGACAGTATGGTTGCCCTCCTTAACTACCGCGAGGACGGTGTGACCCCGTACTTTGTCTTCTGGAAGGACGGTCTCAAAGAGATGAAGATTTAAGTGTTAGCTGCGTAGCACTTGGAAACACGCTTCTATCCATAGCAACTATTTTTTCCCATACGGCTTGCCGATACCTCCATTTCGCCGTAGCGTGCGGCCTACTGTGCCGCCAGTCTTGCCTTTGGCAAGATAATGATCGTATTTAGCGTTCGCGGCAAGAATCTTGTCTTTACGAGCTCCGATGGAAACGGGCGCAACATGCTCGTTTGCCTTCTTGAGACGACAGGGGCGCGAGCCAATATACTTGCCGTCCATCTccttccacgcgcgcaaaaagtcTTCGGGGTCCGCGAACGCAACAAACCCATACCCCTTGCTCTTGCCGTCGCCACGCTGGCGGACTACGCGCGCTTTCGAAAAGGTTGTGTATTTCTCAAACGCCTTGGTCAGCATATCGTCTGTCACGTCGTTGCCAAGGTCGCCGACAAAGAGTCGCTTGTGGTTTGGGTCCCACTGTAATAACGTTTGGTCCTCCCACAGCTTccccgccgcgcggcgcagcaccgtCTTGCGCGACTCTCCCGGTTTCAGCGTGCCGACCTTATTTTCCTGCATGAGTCGTGCAGACCGATGCGGGTCGTAATCGTAAATCGCAGCCTGTTGCTCTTGTTGTGCGAGATCATTGCTGTTTGTCACAGGCTTTGACGACgtgccttgtgcagcggAAGGGTATCCATAGGTCTTATAATATGCCTCATAGTCAAACTCCCAGTTGGCCTTCAGCGCGTCCCAGTAATAAAAAGGCGCGTACGGATCGCCGTTtgcgtcgtgctgcgccgcactcaTCGTCGTGTGGAGAAAAGCTGCACGCCCCTTTTCGGTTATTTCCCCAACGCAACGCGCTTTCGCCAACGCCCAGGCACGATGGATGTAGGGAAGCTGTTTAATCTTCCCAGCGTATCCTCCGCGTCGGTGAACAAACGTAAATGGAATGCACCTGCTGGAAGGCCGCTGGATGCGATTAAAGAGCCCCCCCTTGCAGACGATAATGGGAGCAAACGTGCGCGTGTagacgacgaagacgaagaAGGCCCACAATTTGCGTCCGACAATGCCGACTACTTtgaggacgacgacgaggaaggCAGATTTTTTGGTGGTGGTCTTACAgacgagcagcagcaaatTTTGGAAATAATGAACCGCGACGGCGGGCAGGGCGCAGAGGCAGTGCAGGACAACAGTACGCAGCTTaccgagctgcgcaagcagctctTGCAGCTGGAAAAGACGATTAGCAAGAACCAGGAAATGCGTTTGAAATACCCGGATAATCCGCAGCGGTTTATTGGCTCGGAAGCGGACTTGGATGCGGAGCTGCGTGCGTTGGTGGTGCTCACGACCGACTATGCACGACTCTATCCCGAATTTGTCCGCTTAAATGGGGTAGGGAGCGTGTTGGAGCTGCTGTCGCACGAGAATGCAGATATTGCGGGAGCTGCTATTCATGTTCTTGAGGAGCTCACCGAtggcgacgtgctcgacgaggaTCTGGCCGGCGACGCGAAACTCTCCGGGGTGGACGCGATGCATTtgcttgtgcgcaccgtgcgAGAGAGCCAAGgcctggcgctgcttgtctCGAACTTGTCGCGCTTTCATGACCGGCGGCCATCCGCGGACGAtgttgcagcgctggcaaACTACGAGAGCGATTTCCAGGGCGTATACTACACGCTCAGCCTCTTGGAGAATGTggttgcgctgcagcccgACGCCTCGGAAGAGCTTGTGAGTACCACATCCATCCTACCATGGCTTATGGAACGGATCCAAGCGAGTCATTTTGATCAGAATAAGGCGTATGCCGGTGAACTGCTTGCCATTCTCCTGCATGACAACACACCGaaccgcgccgcatttggcgagcaaggcggggtcgatgcgctgctcagAACCATTGCACCATTTCGCAAACGCGATCCGACGGACGAAGAAGAGACCGAGTTTATGGAGAATTGCTtcgacgcgctgtgctcTGCACTGCTGTACGACGCGAACAAGAAGCAATTCTTGGACGACGAAGGGATCGAGCTCATGGTGCTTATCTTGCGCGATAAGAAGCAGGCACGGCTACGTGCAATCAAACTGCTTGACCATGCCCTCGGCGGAGCTTATGGTGTAGCGTCGTGTGAGCGTTTGGTCCAGGCCCTGGGCCTTAAATACCTCTTTCCCATTTTTATGCTGCCGACCGAGGCTGCGGGCAAGCACAAACACCATGCGACCAGCACACAAGATATGGAGCACATACTTGGTATCTTTGCATCCCTGTTGCACAACCTTGCATCCGACtccttgccgcgcatccGCGTCTTGGCGAAAtttgtcgagcagcagtTTGCAAAATTGGACCGCCTCATGGAACTGCGTGACGCTACATTGCACCGCCTCGCTGTATTGGACCgtagcgcggcgcaagaaaAGCGGATCTGGGCGGAACAAGGCCTCGATGCGACGGACCAGGCGGAACTTTTGTACCTGCGCCGTATGGAATCCGGGCTCTATTCGCTGCAGCTCATCGACTATATCCTTGCATGGCTCGCGATGGAGGATGACGGTGCCCATTCGCACATTCGCATGCTGCTGAAGCGTGGGAACCTTACATTTTCCAGCATACTCGACGTGCTCCAGGAATACCATGATTTGACCGGGCAAGACGCCATGGTTGCTGttgatgcagcgcatggtgGGATGCGCAAAAAGGACATTATCCACGCATTACTTTCCTATATCCGCGAACTCTAGCCTCTAGTTTCTTTTACATTGCCCCATTCGCGACTCACAGAGAGCTCGTCGATCGCTGCACtagaaagcggcgctgtagcgctgcgcagcggacTCAAGCCGCGATACATGGATTCGTtcgcacggcggcgcaaacgcgacACGGCCGTCTGTGGTTCTGACGTCGGCGTCGactcgcgctgcacctcgcTGCTTAACGAGCTCTGCTCGAAGCGTGCGGTGGTCTGCGCAATTTGTTGCTCGCGGATGGTTTCGTACCGCTTTTGCACCTCGCAAAagtgcgcaaagagctcgtCCCATggaagctgcgcgctgtTCGGCTTGGGTCTAGTGCGCGCCTCTGGATCTTTGATACATCCCACGCCATTCACAGCGTGCAATCTATTCCGCAGCGTGGCAAATGCAGAGCTTTGAGGGAGGAGCATCATGAGCCCATACAAGCATTTGAACAAGTATGGGTACATGGTGGGCTCCAAGAGGTGCAGGCGTAGGGATGTGAAGATGGGCGACTCAATCAGCTGCACGAGTTTATCAATCTGAATGAGCATTGCGAGCGTGATATCCATCTCGCCGATAATGCGCAGCAGGTTGTAGGCGTGCTCATACGACTGCGTCAAGAGACAGAGACAAAACGCAGAAATGGCATTGT encodes:
- a CDS encoding ubiquitinyl hydrolase 1 (EggNog:ENOG503P1DA; COG:O; COG:T; MEROPS:MER0123706); translated protein: MARKEAAQRSRRRGRAQPIVDPEQTEQDLSVQLKAMGLYAADTTGDGNCLFRALSDQLYGTPSHHAQLREEVCVAKKLTKTCTQLERYPDKYAGFVETGPFDAYVATMRELGTYGGHLELSAFAHLKEKNIRIVQPGLVYVVACGDETAAAQRARRKREWARKVALEEHAEEHSAAHAQVGPRTRRRKRLALSNGSYVEPLESVGPLHIAYHNWEHYSSLRSIHGPHTGLPCIPDPSTSAFEVNNKDEQLVMLSAPGHPRSTVRRLLQELGDWELVVEELIQCDAREHSGSTSPAHSASPASSDGTGTQLAHSAQLLELCPECPHQKRNKTALQPVRVTRAQRRKNARSPTPEKAPPVRELAI
- a CDS encoding uncharacterized protein (COG:A; EggNog:ENOG503NUE6), which codes for MRIAVGRIQLHAGRAVQHRTFKSRHSVHAVHHEREPALNRAWQPPSPPMQPPPRQGPTLAWDTDKQVYADEHAVEPLPDDAYSNGFIMDLAALANEAESPATPPPPALQLFAPQPRPQMQTMPRPKRGVHDVYDWRSIAASQQGIGMHGRPGTHILGQRWDPAAWVARRRAPSLSLRLRVAHRAAQEALGARKTHSPDVALTIAARRYQNAWREMLSLERQQQELELIEQRERPMSELSALGIALDGLLGYWQTERYYGSKVAVFKLPGARRLPPLKFLPGHVVDLMPSNATGEWSKAQQEERHLSLRLLDRVEPASKSQPKRETPQRVSAEVVDTSSTQICVRVSEAFEHIDPDKIDSWRLDKGQSDVAYDRMEAALDALVYDPDDIARVSTPMRSYSLAGTPLRDMLLPVAMQESRPGLFADDWRIRSWYERYAKRNAIKIDGDPDLGLNESQTMAVAMMLRERLSLVQGPPGTGKTRTLVSAVSLLKQHFQVPQPILLAAHTNVAVDNLAEGCLKKGLIPVRVGSTAAVRETLQEHTLEAHLARHPKQAVLKETDALLKSLRAKRAELEDRLKAALREDSATHVSPHVADIRQQSQHTRRRIGRCIAKNHMVRSRMYADILHTADVVCSTALSASSRKLDMIDFPIVFIDEGSMATEPVALIPLMKGCAQLGLIGDHRQLPPVLRSTEARTKGMSTSLFERLIYQGTREARHPDAAERPEIPSVMLEEQFRMHPTLSCFPNAAFYANALRNAATTSALTPYESMFAARGADGKSLPLTFVAHAPVEPSTAPGLAGMHGSVSPYNVPQADIVLALSCDLLYQNPGLRGAHIGIVTPYEAQVRLLQHMLAAGALPKECAVPNLSEHAMQTLALADPTRVAEMADIEVHTVDGFEGREKPVMLFSTVKAGGGTFCGSAALHSALMHPAEETANTLASLTVQRGGYVGFLADSRRMNVALTRAQRQLFVVGNLDTLLSARLGTKGAATVEKSDVQIIRRYARWLLANGMVVDVNTAYDRLLDEAAGIV
- a CDS encoding uncharacterized protein (COG:S; EggNog:ENOG503P7AE); protein product: MRTLSTSAVRKDLIKDLYLRELKSYKPPTKGNVREFPSAPNPEAPSAPSSAELSSQLEAYVKQQPDAAQPTANTGESTSESQDINAYLEELQADVKVEAHH
- a CDS encoding uncharacterized protein (COG:U; EggNog:ENOG503NXSF; TransMembrane:4 (i69-90o102-124i136-154o160-181i)) yields the protein MQSTSRDSATSTWPWTSAGQGTTLAAEETEETGLFTYFSNGLSGYVPLRSADRSNEEEAYLSLSHWERFLGFLMCIAGSGVCFLFSFIFLTPPILALKPHKFALAFTLGSILFMVGFAVLSGPMAHFRHLTSPERLPFSIAYISSMIGTLYFALGPQWRLVTFLFAIIQIVALLFYLAAYFPGGVTTLRYAGTLFTRGSSLLPI
- a CDS encoding uncharacterized protein (COG:J; EggNog:ENOG503NVEU; BUSCO:EOG09264U81); amino-acid sequence: MANACRKEIDDVVYEVDAKVITVQDGEVDIGGNPSAEEQAEALENGAEQAIDLVHTFRLQPTSFDKKSYLTYLKGYMKTIKQELQENNPDRVPIFEKKAAEFAKKVVASFKDWEFYTGESMNPDSMVALLNYREDGVTPYFVFWKDGLKEMKI
- a CDS encoding uncharacterized protein (COG:A; EggNog:ENOG503NV9Q) translates to MSAAQHDANGDPYAPFYYWDALKANWEFDYEAYYKTYGYPSAAQGTSSKPVTNSNDLAQQEQQAAIYDYDPHRSARLMQENKVGTLKPGESRKTVLRRAAGKLWEDQTLLQWDPNHKRLFVGDLGNDVTDDMLTKAFEKYTTFSKARVVRQRGDGKSKGYGFVAFADPEDFLRAWKEMDGKYIGSRPCRLKKANEHVAPVSIGARKDKILAANAKYDHYLAKGKTGGTVGRTLRRNGGIGKPYGKK
- a CDS encoding uncharacterized protein (EggNog:ENOG503NWAP; COG:S), with protein sequence MDVGKLFNLPSVSSASVNKRKWNAPAGRPLDAIKEPPLADDNGSKRARVDDEDEEGPQFASDNADYFEDDDEEGRFFGGGLTDEQQQILEIMNRDGGQGAEAVQDNSTQLTELRKQLLQLEKTISKNQEMRLKYPDNPQRFIGSEADLDAELRALVVLTTDYARLYPEFVRLNGVGSVLELLSHENADIAGAAIHVLEELTDGDVLDEDLAGDAKLSGVDAMHLLVRTVRESQGLALLVSNLSRFHDRRPSADDVAALANYESDFQGVYYTLSLLENVVALQPDASEELVSTTSILPWLMERIQASHFDQNKAYAGELLAILLHDNTPNRAAFGEQGGVDALLRTIAPFRKRDPTDEEETEFMENCFDALCSALLYDANKKQFLDDEGIELMVLILRDKKQARLRAIKLLDHALGGAYGVASCERLVQALGLKYLFPIFMLPTEAAGKHKHHATSTQDMEHILGIFASLLHNLASDSLPRIRVLAKFVEQQFAKLDRLMELRDATLHRLAVLDRSAAQEKRIWAEQGLDATDQAELLYLRRMESGLYSLQLIDYILAWLAMEDDGAHSHIRMLLKRGNLTFSSILDVLQEYHDLTGQDAMVAVDAAHGGMRKKDIIHALLSYIREL